One part of the Bacillus sp. FJAT-45350 genome encodes these proteins:
- a CDS encoding M24 family metallopeptidase, whose translation MKKRLHNFTSWLKQQDYSFAFIQSKYNVFYLSGFQSEPHERLLGLGIFPDKEPFLICPNMEVPAARQSGWDGEVIGYSDSDDVWGLVKNAIEKRIDSVHSIAIEKNVISYARCENLLGLFPNAKLVSADETLQTLRMVKDEKEISTLKEAAKLADYGVEVGISEISEGKTETEIIARIEYELKKKGIQQMSFSTMVLTGEKSAEPHGNPGLRTIQKGDFVLFDLGVVLDGYCSDITRTVVYKEVSEKQKEIYETVLRAQELSLSLSKPGTRIGELDKVARDYITNAGFGDYFPHRIGHGLGIEVHEFPSMSENNQDSLQKGMVYTIEPGIYVPEIGGVRIEDDVLIGENGPECLTSYPKSLQIIK comes from the coding sequence ATGAAAAAACGCTTACATAATTTTACCTCATGGTTGAAACAACAAGATTATTCATTTGCATTTATTCAATCGAAATATAATGTTTTTTATTTATCTGGTTTCCAATCTGAACCTCATGAAAGACTGTTAGGCTTAGGGATTTTTCCAGACAAAGAGCCTTTTCTAATCTGTCCTAACATGGAAGTACCAGCCGCTCGTCAATCAGGTTGGGATGGAGAGGTAATAGGCTATAGCGACTCTGATGATGTATGGGGACTTGTAAAGAATGCTATTGAAAAACGTATTGATTCTGTACATTCTATTGCAATCGAGAAGAATGTTATTTCATATGCTCGTTGCGAGAATTTACTAGGTTTATTCCCTAATGCCAAGCTAGTCTCTGCTGACGAAACTCTTCAAACTCTTCGAATGGTGAAAGACGAGAAAGAAATCTCGACCTTAAAAGAAGCAGCTAAGCTAGCTGATTACGGTGTAGAAGTTGGTATTAGTGAAATCAGTGAAGGTAAGACTGAAACGGAAATCATCGCAAGAATCGAATATGAATTGAAGAAAAAAGGTATTCAACAAATGTCTTTTTCAACGATGGTTTTAACAGGAGAAAAATCTGCAGAGCCGCACGGTAATCCGGGACTTCGAACAATCCAAAAAGGCGACTTTGTTCTATTTGATTTAGGAGTCGTGTTAGATGGCTATTGTTCTGATATTACTCGAACAGTTGTATACAAGGAAGTATCTGAAAAGCAGAAGGAAATTTATGAAACTGTATTAAGGGCTCAGGAGCTATCGTTATCGCTTAGCAAACCAGGAACTCGAATAGGAGAACTAGACAAAGTTGCTAGAGACTACATAACCAATGCTGGATTTGGTGATTATTTCCCACATCGCATTGGTCATGGTTTAGGTATTGAAGTTCATGAATTCCCTTCTATGAGTGAAAATAACCAAGATAGTTTACAAAAAGGTATGGTTTATACGATTGAACCAGGAATTTATGTACCAGAAATAGGTGGAGTCCGTATAGAAGATGATGTTCTCATTGGTGAGAATGGACCTGAATGCTTAACCTCTTATCCTAAATCTCTACAGATAATAAAATAA
- a CDS encoding alpha/beta fold hydrolase gives MIYYKTFERSPKHEWVIMIHGLGGSSTIWFKQIKELRKHFNILLVELRGHGKSTGEKTEENHYNFTMTSNDVVEVLDHLNIKHAHFIGISLGSIIIRNIAKHSPKRVKSMILGGLILGFNFRSKFLIFLGNLVKKVIPYMWLYNLFAWIMMPNKNHKESRELFGKEAKKMNQREFIKWFRITGDVDSNHKAIKDPKLTIPTLCIMGEEDYMFLPLVQKEVNKSFQGEIIVFENTGHVCNIEEPDKFNEVSLNFIYKHSNHKIKEFDLKKSI, from the coding sequence ATGATTTACTATAAGACTTTTGAAAGGTCTCCTAAACATGAATGGGTCATAATGATTCATGGCTTAGGTGGAAGTTCAACCATTTGGTTTAAACAAATAAAAGAATTAAGAAAGCACTTCAATATACTTTTAGTTGAATTACGTGGACATGGTAAATCAACAGGTGAAAAAACGGAAGAAAATCACTATAATTTTACAATGACTAGTAACGATGTTGTTGAAGTGTTAGACCATCTCAACATCAAACACGCTCATTTTATAGGTATCTCTCTAGGAAGCATAATTATTAGGAATATCGCTAAACACTCTCCTAAAAGAGTCAAATCTATGATTCTTGGCGGGTTAATTTTAGGATTTAACTTCCGATCAAAGTTTCTTATATTCCTTGGAAACCTTGTAAAAAAAGTAATCCCTTATATGTGGTTATATAATCTTTTTGCCTGGATTATGATGCCTAACAAAAATCATAAAGAATCTCGTGAATTATTTGGAAAAGAAGCAAAAAAAATGAATCAACGAGAATTTATTAAATGGTTTAGAATCACAGGTGATGTTGATTCAAATCATAAAGCAATTAAAGATCCTAAACTGACTATCCCAACATTGTGCATCATGGGTGAAGAGGATTATATGTTCCTACCATTAGTTCAAAAAGAGGTTAACAAATCTTTTCAAGGGGAAATCATCGTATTTGAAAATACTGGACATGTTTGTAATATCGAAGAGCCTGATAAATTTAATGAGGTATCACTCAATTTTATCTACAAACACAGTAATCATAAAATAAAAGAGTTCGACTTAAAAAAGTCTATCTAG
- a CDS encoding SDR family oxidoreductase codes for MNIFLTGGTGFLGTQLIQQLLDSNHHVYVLARSLKKSRELLDKIPVHLHSKIEIIEGNLSSNTLGMSVEDHARLHGKIDVFYHIAALLSFDFKKSEELYQSNQIGTKHTLEFAKSIGVKSYYYISTAYTLGKKDRADEILHPIDQEFNNSYEETKCKAEYLVMSYSESMKVAIFRPSIIVGHSVTGRTDSMFGLYGFLKGIEVFKKKMAKVESNRNKTFTIIGNPYGTQNLVPVDYVCKVLMAGLEHATNQTIYHITNPHPPINHEGFQVIKSVLDLPNIEFDLIDSGKLSKEEVLLNSFISNFSIYINRNIDFTITNTTMLLDTVNEKVLDMNEEMFKTIISGYKNERTAVLQ; via the coding sequence ATGAATATTTTTCTAACAGGAGGTACAGGCTTTTTAGGTACCCAGTTAATTCAACAGCTTTTAGATTCTAATCACCATGTATATGTTTTGGCACGCTCATTAAAAAAGAGTCGTGAACTTTTAGATAAAATCCCTGTACATCTGCATTCGAAAATTGAAATTATTGAAGGTAATCTATCAAGTAATACTTTAGGAATGTCAGTAGAAGATCATGCACGATTACACGGAAAAATTGATGTTTTTTACCATATCGCGGCTCTACTATCATTTGATTTCAAAAAAAGTGAAGAGCTATATCAAAGTAATCAAATTGGTACAAAGCATACGTTAGAATTCGCTAAATCAATTGGAGTAAAATCCTATTACTATATTAGTACTGCTTATACACTCGGAAAGAAAGACCGTGCAGATGAGATCTTACACCCGATAGACCAAGAGTTTAATAATTCCTATGAAGAAACAAAATGTAAGGCAGAATACCTAGTAATGTCTTATAGTGAAAGTATGAAGGTTGCTATCTTTAGACCGTCCATCATCGTTGGACATTCGGTTACCGGAAGAACAGACTCTATGTTTGGTCTATATGGTTTTCTTAAGGGTATTGAAGTTTTTAAAAAGAAAATGGCTAAGGTTGAAAGTAATCGAAATAAAACATTTACGATTATCGGGAATCCATATGGCACTCAAAATCTAGTTCCTGTAGATTATGTTTGCAAAGTATTAATGGCTGGATTAGAACATGCAACGAATCAAACGATTTATCATATCACAAACCCACATCCACCAATTAATCATGAAGGGTTTCAGGTAATAAAGAGCGTATTGGATTTACCGAATATAGAGTTTGACCTGATTGATAGTGGCAAACTTTCTAAAGAAGAAGTACTGCTTAATAGCTTTATTTCGAATTTCTCAATCTATATTAATCGAAATATTGATTTTACTATAACGAATACTACCATGTTACTCGATACCGTAAATGAAAAGGTACTAGATATGAATGAAGAAATGTTTAAAACGATTATATCCGGATATAAGAATGAGAGAACGGCAGTATTACAATAA
- a CDS encoding potassium channel family protein: MKNLTLFLTTLIFIIVCTLVMYILEPENFGTLFNSFYYVLTTYSTVGYGDFYPETTAGKVFAIFMYLFGIGLLGVVIGKIIDSFTIFRRMREEGKLSYTHGNHVIIIGWSNKTEFALKEILDSDKEVDIVIVDTLEKSPVDLSENRVHFINGEPTEETSFEKANISNAKAVIIFADDSIKEHALKDAKSLLVAITVDRLAPDVHTTVEVMTEKHISNFSHIDVNEFILSQETISSLAVRSALYKGVSKVYSQLISRQHGEDLYKISKKEKWITYNDAFQDLLSQGATLIADRDLLDINRRLAEKIPDEAVLYIICNRETYQSLQ, translated from the coding sequence ATGAAGAATTTGACTTTATTTCTTACGACGTTAATTTTTATTATTGTATGTACTTTAGTAATGTATATCCTTGAACCAGAAAACTTCGGTACTCTTTTTAACTCTTTTTACTATGTACTTACAACCTATTCAACAGTAGGGTATGGAGATTTTTATCCTGAAACGACAGCCGGAAAAGTATTTGCTATTTTCATGTACTTATTTGGAATTGGTTTACTTGGGGTTGTTATCGGAAAAATCATTGACTCGTTTACAATTTTTAGAAGAATGAGGGAGGAAGGAAAATTGAGCTATACACATGGAAACCATGTAATTATTATTGGATGGAGTAATAAAACAGAATTCGCTCTAAAAGAAATTCTTGATTCAGATAAAGAAGTAGATATTGTGATTGTCGATACTCTAGAGAAGTCACCAGTCGATTTATCTGAAAATAGAGTTCATTTTATTAACGGAGAGCCGACAGAGGAAACTAGCTTTGAAAAGGCTAATATATCAAATGCAAAAGCCGTAATTATTTTTGCGGACGATTCAATTAAGGAGCATGCATTAAAAGATGCTAAATCATTACTAGTCGCTATAACTGTTGACCGATTAGCACCTGACGTTCATACAACAGTAGAAGTTATGACTGAAAAACATATTTCGAACTTCTCGCATATCGATGTGAATGAATTTATTTTATCCCAAGAAACGATTTCTAGTTTAGCTGTACGTTCTGCCTTATACAAAGGAGTAAGTAAGGTATATTCTCAATTAATAAGCAGACAGCATGGGGAAGATTTATATAAAATTTCAAAAAAGGAAAAATGGATTACGTATAACGATGCATTTCAGGATTTGCTATCACAAGGTGCAACTTTAATAGCAGACCGAGATTTACTAGATATTAACAGACGTCTTGCAGAAAAAATTCCAGACGAGGCAGTTCTTTACATTATTTGTAATAGAGAGACATATCAAAGCTTACAATAA
- a CDS encoding glutathionylspermidine synthase family protein: MLPYKSLTTPFDADTYLKNWEAVERKVAEKGFTWATLYENYEDNQYMSDSLVVVPKGMHREIENATRAAHDIFTKTYEQLIKNPSVIHQLGLPLMLWDMLLVPNNKQFSYFARYDFIASANGLKVIEANTDTPVGLVESAIAQQVLCKEHNADDPNSIIHQRIRDTWNQIIRDYNIRSADTLYFTCADWHDEDKQTVQYLMKLYPQQCEYIPLEEIIVDKEGVTTPNGKSIEFLYRLYPLEYFLEEKSGTGEPIGEQLLSHIWNNKINVINPPSALLMQSKAILALITEKKDEWYTRMEQEAIDKYFLPTYTSPSALESYVKKPVLGREGGGIQIVSNGRVLDEDTEYYQSQQAVYQQYFPMPDQTIDTWDGPYTGKLLIGSHVMNGQPSGLFCRVGELITGNLSMFVPYTTQS; the protein is encoded by the coding sequence ATGCTACCTTATAAATCTTTAACGACTCCGTTTGATGCTGATACATATTTAAAAAATTGGGAAGCAGTTGAACGAAAGGTTGCTGAAAAAGGCTTTACGTGGGCTACCCTCTATGAGAATTATGAAGATAATCAATATATGAGTGATTCATTAGTAGTCGTACCTAAAGGAATGCATCGCGAAATTGAAAATGCAACAAGGGCAGCTCATGATATTTTCACAAAAACATATGAACAACTAATCAAAAATCCATCGGTTATTCATCAATTGGGCTTACCATTGATGCTGTGGGATATGTTATTAGTACCTAATAATAAGCAATTTTCTTACTTTGCTAGATATGATTTTATCGCCTCTGCAAATGGGTTAAAAGTTATAGAGGCAAATACTGATACTCCTGTTGGACTTGTTGAATCAGCTATTGCTCAACAAGTGTTATGTAAGGAGCATAACGCTGACGACCCAAACTCTATCATACACCAGAGAATTCGAGACACTTGGAATCAAATCATAAGAGACTATAACATCCGAAGTGCGGACACATTATATTTCACATGCGCCGATTGGCATGATGAAGATAAACAGACAGTCCAGTATCTAATGAAATTATACCCTCAGCAATGTGAGTACATTCCACTTGAAGAAATAATCGTGGACAAAGAAGGTGTGACTACACCTAATGGAAAATCAATTGAATTTTTATATCGGCTTTATCCATTAGAATATTTTCTTGAGGAAAAAAGCGGAACTGGAGAACCGATTGGGGAACAATTACTGAGTCACATCTGGAATAACAAGATTAATGTGATTAATCCACCTTCCGCATTACTAATGCAGTCAAAAGCAATTCTCGCTCTTATTACTGAGAAGAAGGATGAGTGGTATACAAGAATGGAGCAAGAAGCAATTGATAAATACTTCTTACCGACCTATACTTCACCATCCGCTCTAGAATCATATGTTAAGAAGCCGGTTTTAGGTCGTGAAGGTGGAGGAATACAAATTGTTTCAAATGGAAGGGTTCTTGATGAAGATACTGAATATTATCAGTCACAGCAAGCAGTCTACCAGCAATATTTTCCTATGCCTGACCAAACAATTGATACATGGGACGGGCCATATACAGGAAAGTTGTTAATCGGCTCTCATGTCATGAACGGACAACCAAGTGGCTTGTTCTGTCGGGTAGGAGAATTGATTACAGGTAATCTATCAATGTTTGTCCCATATACAACACAATCATAA
- a CDS encoding DUF350 domain-containing protein has product MELLYYLQTFDQFLIYLLASLVLFTIGTYIFKLITPYSERALIKEGNIAVSLKLLGKMAGLVVVLQSAIRSSINLVDLAIWALIAIIIQIVLHLIIEYVFTRNTSLAKEVEKGNVAVGLFLGGVSVLVGMIVAATISY; this is encoded by the coding sequence ATGGAATTACTTTATTATTTACAAACATTTGACCAATTTTTGATCTATCTACTAGCATCATTGGTGTTATTCACAATTGGTACGTATATTTTTAAGTTAATCACACCATACTCAGAACGAGCATTAATAAAAGAAGGGAATATTGCCGTATCCCTTAAGCTTTTAGGAAAAATGGCAGGCCTTGTCGTTGTACTACAATCGGCTATTCGAAGCTCAATAAACTTAGTAGATTTAGCGATTTGGGCATTAATTGCTATTATTATTCAAATAGTTCTTCATCTAATTATCGAATATGTATTCACTCGTAATACAAGCTTAGCCAAAGAAGTAGAAAAAGGAAACGTAGCTGTCGGACTTTTTCTAGGCGGGGTTTCCGTTTTAGTCGGTATGATTGTAGCAGCGACGATAAGCTACTAA
- a CDS encoding glutathionylspermidine synthase family protein produces MDNFKRQRDKFYQAIPSFWDRLYGTEYAVYDCLEMNQNKVEEIRLATQKAYEIYKKVNQLIRNAPDETLLDLGFPQKSIPFLRLTTIPYETVIGRFDFAMTDDGLKIIEFNSDTPTFIRELFDVNGLVSHKFSLEDPNQGEEENLGKAIRNSVFHCANSIGIHTHPYVVFTAHEEDIEDRETMNYLKQVSKIKGAAFIPLGKLQIVTEGENSGVYDTNDKRIDIVYRHTYPMEALLEDTTDDKFPIGIEFMKLVQQNKVGMLNPVSAFLMQSKAVMALIWGMHEMNHPYFTNNDHEVIAKYFLPTYLDEEPFSDTKTMYVSKPAFGREGDTVEIKQQGRALFSRKEKTYDNYLKVYQQYTELPMKEIKTEKGPQPTHLLIGSFIVNEKPSAFGFRAGAKITDNLSYFLPCGVKGAN; encoded by the coding sequence GTGGATAATTTTAAACGACAACGAGACAAATTCTATCAAGCGATACCATCCTTTTGGGATCGTTTATATGGAACAGAATATGCTGTCTACGATTGCCTCGAAATGAACCAAAATAAAGTCGAGGAAATTAGACTTGCAACACAAAAAGCATATGAAATTTATAAAAAGGTGAATCAATTAATTAGAAACGCACCTGATGAAACGTTACTTGATTTAGGCTTTCCTCAAAAATCAATTCCCTTTTTACGCTTGACAACGATTCCTTATGAAACTGTCATTGGACGTTTTGACTTTGCTATGACTGATGATGGATTAAAAATAATTGAATTTAACTCAGACACACCAACATTTATTCGAGAACTATTTGATGTTAATGGTTTAGTCTCTCATAAATTTTCTCTAGAGGACCCTAATCAAGGGGAGGAAGAAAACCTAGGAAAGGCCATTCGAAATAGTGTCTTCCATTGTGCAAATTCTATTGGCATACACACGCACCCTTATGTTGTTTTTACTGCTCACGAAGAAGATATCGAGGACCGCGAAACGATGAACTATTTGAAGCAAGTTTCAAAAATAAAGGGAGCAGCATTCATCCCTTTAGGCAAACTTCAAATTGTTACAGAAGGGGAGAACAGTGGTGTATATGATACCAATGATAAACGAATTGATATCGTCTACCGTCATACGTATCCAATGGAAGCCTTATTAGAGGACACAACTGATGATAAATTTCCAATTGGTATTGAATTTATGAAGCTAGTCCAACAAAATAAGGTCGGGATGCTAAACCCTGTTTCAGCATTTTTAATGCAAAGTAAAGCTGTTATGGCTTTAATCTGGGGAATGCATGAGATGAACCATCCTTACTTTACAAATAATGATCATGAAGTAATTGCAAAGTATTTTCTCCCAACCTACCTTGACGAGGAACCTTTTAGTGATACTAAAACGATGTATGTATCGAAACCAGCATTCGGTAGAGAAGGGGACACTGTGGAAATCAAGCAACAAGGACGTGCTCTTTTTTCTAGAAAAGAAAAAACATACGACAATTACTTAAAAGTGTACCAACAGTATACAGAACTACCAATGAAAGAAATAAAAACAGAAAAAGGCCCACAACCAACTCACCTATTAATTGGAAGTTTTATTGTTAATGAAAAACCTAGTGCCTTTGGTTTTCGTGCAGGGGCAAAAATTACAGACAATCTATCTTATTTCTTACCTTGTGGAGTGAAAGGAGCAAATTAA